Proteins encoded in a region of the Dehalococcoidia bacterium genome:
- a CDS encoding aldehyde dehydrogenase family protein, with protein sequence MSESVPLLQNYIGGRWQPAKSGATFENRNPATGAVLHEVAGSGAADVAEAAAAAEAAYPKWRAMPAPKRGEILFRVAELLRDRKQQLARELCDEMGKVMPESLGDVQEGIDMTFYMAGEGRRQFGETVPSELPNKWAMSVRMPVGVIGAITPWNFPMAIPTWKLMPALISGNTAVFKPSEYSPRSAWNLVKLFEEAGLPPGVLNVVFGQGAEPGAAVVDDPRIRLISFTGSNAVGTGVGKRCGELGKSCHLEMGGKNAIIIMDDADLELALEGVVWSAFGTSGQRCTAASRVIVHRRVEGQFAEMLVKRAQGLRLGPGWEASTDVGPVINPTQLKKIESYMPVGVSEGARIATGGHEAHPQGFAGGYFFEPTVFTGARGSMRIAQEEIFGPVTTLIAVDSLDEAIEVNNNVPYGLSSAIYTRDVNQAFRAMERLTTGIVYVNAGTIGAEIQLPFGGTRGTGNGHREAGRAALDTYTEWKTIYVDYSGRLQRAQIDTN encoded by the coding sequence GAACCGCAACCCAGCCACCGGCGCCGTGCTGCACGAGGTCGCCGGTTCCGGCGCCGCGGACGTGGCCGAAGCCGCCGCCGCCGCCGAAGCGGCCTACCCGAAGTGGCGCGCCATGCCGGCGCCCAAACGTGGCGAGATCCTCTTCCGCGTGGCCGAGCTGCTGCGCGATCGCAAACAGCAGCTCGCCCGTGAGCTGTGCGACGAGATGGGCAAGGTCATGCCCGAATCGCTCGGCGACGTGCAGGAAGGCATCGACATGACCTTCTACATGGCGGGCGAGGGCCGGCGCCAGTTTGGCGAGACGGTGCCCTCGGAGCTGCCGAACAAGTGGGCGATGTCGGTGCGCATGCCCGTCGGCGTGATCGGCGCGATTACGCCCTGGAACTTTCCGATGGCGATCCCGACCTGGAAGCTGATGCCGGCGCTGATCAGCGGCAACACGGCCGTGTTCAAGCCGTCCGAGTACTCGCCGCGCAGCGCCTGGAACCTGGTGAAGCTCTTTGAAGAGGCCGGGCTGCCGCCCGGCGTGCTCAACGTCGTCTTCGGCCAGGGCGCGGAGCCGGGCGCCGCGGTGGTAGACGATCCGCGCATCCGCCTGATCTCCTTCACCGGCTCGAACGCCGTCGGCACGGGCGTCGGCAAGCGCTGCGGCGAGCTGGGCAAGTCCTGCCATTTAGAGATGGGCGGCAAGAACGCGATCATCATCATGGACGACGCCGACCTGGAGCTGGCGCTGGAAGGGGTGGTCTGGAGCGCCTTCGGGACGAGTGGCCAGCGCTGCACCGCGGCCAGCCGCGTGATCGTGCACCGCAGGGTCGAAGGGCAGTTCGCCGAGATGCTGGTCAAGCGGGCGCAGGGGCTGCGGCTGGGTCCCGGCTGGGAGGCGAGCACCGACGTCGGCCCGGTAATCAATCCGACCCAGCTCAAGAAGATCGAGTCATACATGCCCGTGGGCGTGAGCGAGGGCGCCCGCATCGCCACCGGCGGCCACGAGGCGCACCCGCAGGGCTTCGCCGGCGGCTACTTCTTCGAGCCGACCGTCTTCACCGGCGCCCGCGGCTCGATGCGCATCGCGCAGGAGGAGATCTTCGGCCCGGTGACGACGCTGATCGCCGTCGATTCGCTGGACGAGGCGATCGAGGTCAACAACAACGTGCCCTACGGCCTCTCCAGCGCGATCTACACGCGCGACGTGAACCAGGCGTTCCGGGCGATGGAGCGGCTGACCACCGGCATCGTCTACGTCAACGCCGGCACGATCGGCGCCGAGATTCAACTGCCCTTCGGCGGCACGCGCGGCACGGGCAACGGCCACCGCGAGGCCGGCCGCGCCGCGCTCGACACCTACACCGAGTGGAAGACGAT